The nucleotide sequence CCATGTGCCTGGGCCTCCTGAGGGAGGAGGCCCTGAGGCGGAGCCGGGCCTCCCTGGGCCGCCCCATCTACTACGCCGGGGCCAAGACGGGCCGGGACGGGATCGGTGGGGCGGCCTTCGCGAGCCGCGAGCTCAAGGAGGAGAAGGCCGAGGACCGCCCCGCGGTGCAGGTGGGGGACCCTTTCCTGGGCAAGCTCCTCATGGAGGCCACCCTCGAGGCCATAGAGCGGGACCTGGTGGAAGGCGTCCAGGACATGGGGGCGGCAGGGCTCACCTCCAGCCTCTCGGAGCTTGCCCACAAATCGGGCCTCGGGGTGGAGCTCCAGCTGGACCTGGTCCCCACCCGGGAGGAGGGGATGCGCCCTGAGGAGCTCCTCCTCTCGGAGAGCCAGGAGCGCATGGTCCTGGTGCCCAAGGAGGGGAGGGAGGGGGCTTTGGAGGAGGTCTTCCGGAGGTGGGGCCTGGACTGCGTCCCCGTGGCCCGCACCCTCCCCGAACGGGTCTTCCGGGTCCTCTTCCGGGGGGAGGTGGTGGCCGAGGTCCCCATTGAGGCCCTGGCCGAAGCCCCCACCTACGTGCGCCTGGCCCGGGAGGACCCCAAGATTCGGGCGCAAAGGGAGGCCCCCCTCCCGCCCCTTTCCGCTGACCCTAGGGAGGCCCTCAAGAGGCTCCTCGCCTCCCCCAACCTCGCAAGCCGCGAGGCCGTCTACGAGCGGTACGACCACCAGGTGGGGACCCGCACCGTCCTCCTTCCTGGGCGAGGGGACGCCGCCCTTCTGTGGGTGAAGGGCACCCGCCTGGGCGTGGCCGCCAAGGTGGACCATAACCCCCGGTACAGCCGCCTCCACCCCCGCCTCGGGGCCATGCACGCCCTGGCCGAGGCGGCAAGGAACGTGAGCGTGGTAGGGGCGAGGCCCCTCGCCTATACCGACGGCCTCAACCTGGGAAGCCCCGAAACCCCTGAGGGCTACTACGAGCTCAAGGAAACCGTGGAGGGCCTCAAGGAGGCGAGCGAGGCCTTGGGGATCCCCGTGGTCTCGGGGAACGTTTCCCTGTACAACGAAAGCGGGGGGCGGCGCATCCCCCCCACGGCCATGGTGGGGGTGGTGGGGGTCTTAGAGGTGGACAAGCGGGCGGAGATGGGCTTTAGGCGCCCGGGGGAGGCCATCCTCCTCATCGGGGAGGAAAGGGGAAGCCTCGGGGCGAGCGAGGCCCTCTACGTTCTCGCGGGCCTCGAGGTGGGCCACCCCCCCGCCCTGGACCTCAAGCGGGAAAAGGCGGTGCAGGAGGCCATCCGGGAGCTCATCCAAAGGGGCCTCACCCGGACCGCCCACGACCTAGCGGAGGGGGGGCTCTTGGTGGCCCTTGCCGAGATGACCTTCCCCTACGGCGTGGGGGCCACGGTGGAGGTGCGCTCCCAGGGCCTCGAGGCCCTCTTCGGGGAGGCCCCGAGCCGCGTCCTCTTCACCGTGGCCAAGGAGGACCTACGCGAGGCCACCTTCCTCCTGGAGGAGGCGGGCCTCCCCTACCGGGTTCTGGGGGAGACGGGCGGGCAAAGCCTCACGGTCCTGACCCCGGAGGGGGTGCTAGAGTGGGGCGTGGAAGAACTCCTCGCGGCCTGGAAGGCCCCCTTGCGGGAGGTGCTGGATGGATAAGCCCAAGGAGGAGTGCGGGGTCCTGGGGCTCTGGAGCGAGACCCCCCTGGACGTGGCGGGCCTTTTGCACCTGGGGCTCCTCGCCCTCCAGCACCGGGGCCAGGAGGCCGCAGGGATCGCGGTCACGGACGGCAAGGAGTTCCTGGTGGAGAAGGACCTGGGGCTCGTGAACCAGGTCTTCGGCGAGGAGCGCCTGGGCAAGCTCCGCCTCGAGGGGGCCCGGCTTGGGATCGCCCACACCCGCTACTCCACCACGGGTTCCAACCTCCGCTTCAACGCCCAGCCCCTCACGGCAAGGACCGCCCACGGGGTGCTGGCCATCGCCCACAACGGCAACTTCACCAACGCCAAGCCCCTCCGCGACCGCCTCCTCCGGGAGGGGGCCACCTTCCAGAGCACCTCGGACACCGAGGTCATGCTCCTCCTCCTCGCCCGGCTGGCCCACCTCCCCCTGCCCCAGGCGGCGGCGGAGGCCATGCGGCTCCTGGAGGGGGGGTACTCCATCCTCCTCATGGACCGGAAGACCCTCCTCGCCCTCCGCGACCCCCACGGGGTGCGCCCCTTGGTCCTTGGGAAGGCCCCCTGGGGCTTCGTCTTCGCCTCCGAGCCCCCGGCCTTGGCCCTGCTCGGGGCCGAGTACCTGAGGGACGTGCACCCCGGGGAGGTGGTGTGGGTGGAGGAGGGCAGGCTCCAAAGCCTCCGGGTCCTTCCCCCAGACCCCACCCCCTGCGCCTTTGAGTGGATCTACTTCGCCCGCCCCGACAGCCTCCTAGACGGCGTAGAGGCCTACCAGGCCCGGGTCAAGATGGGGGAGGAGCTCTTCCGGGAGGCCCCCGCCGAGGCGGACATCGTGGTCCCCGTGCCCGACTCCGGCATCGGGGCCGCGGTGGGCTACGCCCGGGCAAGCGGCCTCCCCCTGGAGTACGGCCTCTACAAGAACCCCTACGCCGGGCGCACCTTCATCCAGCCCACCCAGGAGCTCCGCGACCTGAAGACCAGGCTCAAGCTCTCCCCTACCTCAGCGGTGCGGGGCCAACGGGTGGTCCTCATCGACGACTCCATCGTCCGGGGCACCACCAGCAAGCGGATCGTCCAGATGCTCAAGGAGGCCGGGGCCAAGGCGGTGCATTTCCGCGTCAGTAGCCCCCCCATCCGCTTCCCCTGCTACTACGGCATAGACACCGCGGCGCGCAAGGAGCTCATCGCCGCCGAGAAGGGCGTGGAGGAGATCCGGGCCTACATCGGGGCCGACTCCTTGGCCTTCCTCTCCGAGGAAGGGGTCAGGCGGGCCATCGGCCGGTCCGTTTGCCTCGCCTGCTTCAACGGGCGCTACCCTGCCGGCGTGCCCGTGGAGGGGGAAAAGCTCGCCCTAGAGCTGGGCTAGAGTGCAGAGGCCTCCGCCTCGAGGCGGCCCAGGGCCTCGAGGTGGTCCTCCAGGGCCCGCAGGCGCTGGGCCAGGGCCTCGCACCGGTCCCGGTAGAGGGCCCGGAAGCGCTCCGCCCCCCGGGCAAGGCCCGCTTCCAGGGCCTCCTCCAGGGCCCGCCGCACCGCGAGGAAAGCCTCCTCCAGCCGCTGGGAAAGGAGCCTCTTGGCCCTTTCCTTCCGCCTTGGCAGGATGGAGAGGGCCAGGAAGGCCACGAAGAAACCCGCCAGAAGCCCCGTCAGGTCGGCCAAAAGCCCCTTGAGGACCAGGGCCAGGGCCGCCCCCAGCCCAAGCCCCCCCGCCCCCCCGGCCAGGGTGCGCACCACGGCTTCCTGGGCCAGGCCGGAAAGCCTCGCGGCCTCCTCCTCGGGGTTGAACCGCCCGAGCGCCTCCTCGAGGGAGGCGAAGAGGGGCTCCTCCCCCCGGGGGAGCGGGCGGGCCTCCTTCAGGTAGGCCAGGGCGTCCAGAAGGAGCTCCTCCTCCCTGCGGGCCAGCCACCGCAGGGCCTCCCCCACCGCCCGCTCCAGCCTCGCCCCCGCGTCCTGGACCACCTCCCTCTGGAAGGCCTCCCGAAAGGCCCGGGCGTTCAGCAGGTCCGGCAGGCGGGCCAGGCGCACCGTCTCCTCCAGGAAGCGGTGGCCCCGCCCCTCCACCTCCCGGAACACCTGGGCCACCAGGGCCACCTGTCCGGCGAAGTCGCGCCGCACCCGGGCGGTGTGCCGCCGGAGGAGGTCCTCCAGGGCCTCGCAGGTGGCGAGGGCCTTCACCTGCTCCTCCCGTTCGGCCCCTAAGGCCCCCTTGCCCTCCTGGAGAAGGCGGGAGAGCACCCCCAGGGCCCCCCGGAGCTTGAGGGGAAGGGCCCTCTCCGCCAGGGTCTTGGCGATGTGGGCCCTCAGGGCCTCGAGGCCCGGGTCCCCGCCCCCCTTGGCCCGGCGGGCGGAGACGAGGAACAGGGGCACCTCCTCCCCCAAAACCTCCCGGGCCCCCTGGGCCACGTAACGGGCCACCGCCTCCTGGTCCTCGGGGGCGAGGAGGTCCACCTTGTTCACCACCAGGAGCACCTTCTTCCCCCAGGCCCGGATGAGGCGCAGGACCTCCGCCTCCGAACGGGTGAGGGGGCGGTCGGCGCTGGTGACGAAGAGCACCAGGTCGGCCCGGGGCAAAAACCCCTCCGTGAGCACCTGGTGGCTTTGCAAAAGGGCGTTGGTGCCGGGGGTGTCCACCAGGTTGAGCTCCCGAAGAAGGGGGTGCGGCCGCCATAGGCGCAGGAAGCCCTCCCCCCTCTCCTCCCCCCCTTCCCCGTAGGCCAGGAGCTGGATGCGCTCCGTGGTAGGGGTAGGCCCCTCGGGGAGGAGGTCCTCCCCCAAAAGGGCGTTCACCAGGGTGGATTTGCCCGAGTTGAACTCCCCCACCACCACGAGGAGGAAGGGGCCCTCCAGGTCCAAAAGGGCCTGGCGCAGGGGGCCCGTATCCACCGGGGTACGGGCCAGAAGCTCAAGCCCCTGGGCCAGCACGGCCCGCACCGCCTCCTTCCTCCGCTTGGCCTCAGCCTCGAGCATGCCGCCTCAACAGGAGGCTTGCGGCTAGGCCAATAAGGAAGCCCACCAGCAAAAAGGCGAAAGCGAAGGCGCCCGTGGAGACCAGGTGCCAGCCGAAAAACCAGTAGCTGCACACCGCATACCGCTCCACCTGGACACGGACCAGCTCGGGCAGGTCGCGGATGCTGGTGAAGTTGACGAGGAGAAGGACGAGGAGGAGGACTCCCAGGACGAAGAGGAGGCCCCACTTGAGGAAGGTCCAGGGATTGGCCCTCATGGCCTTAGCTTACCAGTTTCCTGGGCTTCGGGCCTATAATCAGCCTATGGTCACGGCCGCTTTGCGGGATGAGGCCCTCTTTGAGCTCATCGCCCTGGAGGAGAAAAGGCAGCGGGAAGGCCTGGAGCTCATCGCCAGCGAGAACTTCGTCTCCAAGCAGGTGCGGGAGGCGGTGGGCAGCGTCCTCACCAACAAGTACGCCGAGGGCTACCCGGGGGCCCGGTACTACGGGGGGTGCGAGGTGGTGGACCAGGTGGAGGGGCTGGCTATAGAGCGGGCCAAGGCCCTCTTCGGGTCCGCCTGGGCCAACGTCCAGCCCCACTCCGGCTCCCAGGCCAACATGGCCGTCTACATGGCCCTGATGGAGCCGGGGGACACCCTCATGGGCATGGACCTGGCCGCGGGCGGCCACCTCACCCACGGCTCCCGGGTGAACTTCTCCGGGAGGCTCTACCGGGTGGTCTCCTATGGGGTCCGCCCCGACACGGAGCTGATAGACCTGGACGAGGTGCGCCGCCTGGCCCTAGAGCACCGCCCCAAGGTGATCGTGGCCGGGGCCAGCGCCTACCCCCGGTTCTGGGACTTTAAGGCCTTCCGGGAGATCGCCGACGAGGTGGGGGCTTATTTGGTGGTGGACATGGCCCACTTCGCCGGGCTCGTGGCGGCGGGCCTCCACCCGAACCCCGTCCCTTTCGCCCACGTGGTCACCAGCACCACCCACAAGACCCTACGGGGCCCCCGGGGCGGCCTCATCGTCGCCAACGACGCCGAGCTCGGCAAGAGGATAGACAAGCTCATCTTCCCGGGGATCCAAGGAGGGCCCCTGGAGCACGTCATCGCCGGCAAGGCGGTGGCCTTCTTTGAGGCCTTGCAGCCCGAGTTCAAGGAGTATAGCCGCCTGGTGGTGGAAAACGCCAAGCGCCTGGCGGCGGAGCTTGCGGAAAGGGGCTACCGCATCGTCACCGGGGGCACCGACAACCACCTCTTCCTCGTGGACCTCCGTCCCAAGGGCCTCACGGGCAAGGAGGCGGAGGAAAGGCTGGACCAGGTGGGGATCACGGTGAACAAGAACGCCATCCCCTTTGACCCCAAGCCCCCCCGGGTTACCTCGGGCATCCGCATCGGCACCCCGGCCCTCACCACCCGGGGCTTCACCCCCGAGGAGATGCCCCTCGTGGCCGAGCTCATGGACCGGGCCTTGACCCAGGGCCCCTCGGAAGCCCTACGGGAGGAGGTGCGCCGGCTGGCCTTGGAGCACCCCATGCCCTAGCCCGAAGGCCAAACGGCCAAGGTATACCCCGCCTCGGCGTGGACCCGGGGAGGGCTGCCGAGGGTCCGGGCGAAGAGGGCAGCCAGGGCCTCAGGGGCGAGCCTGCGTTCCAGGGGCGGACCTACCGCCTCCTCCCGGTAGGGCCACTCCAAGACAGCCACCCGCCGCGCCACCCGGGCGGCCTCCTTAAGCGCCTTTTCCGCGTCCAGGTGGTGGAGGGAAAGCCCGAAGAAGGCGAGGTCAAAGCTCCCGTCGGGGAAGGGCAGGGCCTCGGCGCGCCCCTCCACGAACCGGGCCCCTTGGACCCGGGATCGGGCCACCTCCAGGCGGTCCGCCCGAGGGTCCAGGCCCACGGTGAAGAGGCCCATCTGGGCGAAGGCCTCGGCGAAGACCCCCGTCCCGGTGCCGATGTCCAGGGCACTTTTGGCCTTTAGGCCTTCCAGGGCCTTCCGGGCGATCTCCAAGGGGGGAAAGCGCCGGAGGCGGTCCTCCTTGCGAAAGGGATCCCCCGCCTCGCAGGCGTTGGTGAGGAGGGCCCACATGACCAAGGCCCCCTCCTCTGCCCCCCGGGCAAAGGCCTCCTTAAGGGCCCGAAAGACCTCTTCCTCTCCCCCCCAAAGCTCGGAGTGGGTGGGCAAAACCCGGTAGTCCACCCCGCTTCCCTCCAGGGCCAGGAGGGCCTTCTCCACCGCCCGGTAGTCCCCCTGGAGCAGGGGGTAGAGGGCGAAAAGGGCCTTTACCGCCATCTTCCCAAGTATAGCGCCGGGCGGTTACCCGCACGCCTCCCCGCGAGGTCGGCCTCGGGAAAGGGCAAAGAGGCCTCCGGGGCCAGATAGACCGCCCCGCCCTCCGCCTCCGGGGGGCCGAGCAGGGCGGCGAGGTCCTCGCGGGCGAGAAAGCGGGCATGGGTCCAGGGGCGCACCCCCTTCTCCCCGAGCCTCCGGTAGAGGGCGGCCCAGGGGGAGAGGGCGTCCAGGATCCCTACCAGGAGGGCCCCGCCTGGGCGGAGGACCCGCCTCGCCTCTTGGAGGACCCGCTCCACGTCCTCCACGAACTCCAGGGTGGTGAAGAGGAGGACGGCGTCAAAGGCCCCGTCCCCGAAGGGGAGCGCCTCCCCCTTCCCCGCCACCCAGCGGGCCTCGGGCGTCCGCGCCTCCCCCACCCGGCGCATGGCCGCCGAGGGCTCCACCCCCACCCTCTCCCGGTAGGGGAGGCGCCTAAGCCAGTAGCCCGTCCCCGCCCCCACCTCGAGGAGGCGTTGCCCCTCGGGAAGAAGCCCCCGTAAGGCCCTTTCCTCCTCGGAGATGACGAAGGCCCCCAAGGGGGTCCGGTACCAGTCCTCGTAGGCCTCGGCAAGGCCGGCGAAGGGGTCCACGCCCTCAGTCTAGCCGCACCACCGCGCCCTCGTCGGGGCGGAGGAGAAGCCTCTCCCCCACCCGCTCCTCCCGGTCCAGGTGGGTGGAGAGCACGAGCTGGCCCCCCCGGGGCAGTTCCAAGACCCTCTCCTTGTCCGTGAGGTTCAACGCCGCAACCCACCCCTCTCCCCGGAGGTAGGCGTACACCCCGTCCCGCGCCCGGTAGGTGCGGTAGGCCCCGTAGAGGAGGCCGGGGTCTTTCCTCAAGGCGATGAGGCGCCGCACCAGGTGGAGGGTGGAGCGGGGGTCCTTCTCCTGGAGGGCCACGTTTCTTCGGGGGTAGTCGGGGTTGACGGGAAGCCAGGGCTCCACCGTGGAAAACCCCGCGAAGGGGGAGGCGTCCCACTGCATGGGGGTGCGGCAAGGGTCGCGCCCCGGGGGCAGGCCGTGCTCGGCGAGGCGGCCCTTCTGCCTTAGGGCCGCTGGGTCCTGCACCTTCTCCGGGGGGATCTCGCCATTGGGCATCCCGATCTCGTCCCCGTAGTACCAGGTGGGGGTACCCCTCAAGGTGAAGAGGAGCATGGCCGCCACCCGGGCCTGGGCCTCCCCGAGGCGGGAGGCGAGGCGGGGCTGGTCGTGGTTGCCCAGGACCCAGTTGGGCCAGTCCCAGGGGGTGAGGAGGCTCTCGTACTCCTCCACGATGCGGGCCAGGTTCTCCGGGCGCCAGTCGGGGAGGCCCCGGAAGAGGAGGTGGAAGTTGAAGGGGAGGTGGCAGCCCGCCTGGTAGTAGCGCACGAGCTGGGGAAAGGGGAGGTAGATCTCCCCCACCATGACCCGCTCCCGCCCCGGCTCGGAGAACTCGTCCAGAACCTGGCGCATCTCCCGCACGTAGGCGTAGGTCTCGGGCTGGTCCTCCATGTGGATGTGGAGGTGCCGCCCCCGGTCCCACATCCCCGGGCGCCAGTCGGGGTTGCCGGGCTCGTCCCTGAGGAGGAGGTCCTCGGCGAGGAGCCAGAGGGTGTCCACCCGGAAGCCGTCCACCCCGAGGCGGAGCCAGAAGCGCATCACCTCGTGGATGGCCTGGCGCACCTCGGGGTTCCGCCAGTTGAGGTCGGGCTGCTCAGGGAGGAACTGGTGGAGGTAGTACTGGCCCGTGGCCTCGTCCAGGGTCCAGGCGGGGCCGCCGAAGAAGCTCTGCCAGTTGTTGGGGGGGCCGCCTCCGGGCCCGGGGTCCGCCCAGACGTACCAGAGCCGCTTGGGGTTATCCCGGGAGGCGCGGGACTCCAAGAACCAGGGGTGCTCGCTGGAGGTGTGGTTGGGGACGAGGTCTATGAGGACCCGAAGCCCCAGGGCGTGGGCCTCGGCGAGGAGGGCCTTGAAGTCCTCGAGGGTGCCGAAGATGGGGTCCACGTCGCAGTAGTCGGCCACATCGTAGCCGAAGTCCCGCATGGGGCTCTTGTAGAAGGGGGAAAGCCAGAGGGCGTCCACCCC is from Thermus islandicus DSM 21543 and encodes:
- the purL gene encoding phosphoribosylformylglycinamidine synthase subunit PurL, whose protein sequence is MEALAQEIGIPLEEYREITRRLGREPNRVELLLFKVMWSEHCAYKNSRPLLKELPKEGEAVLQGPGENAGVVRIGEGWAVAFKIESHNHPSAVEPFQGAATGVGGILRDILSMGARPIALLDSLRFGPPEEAKSRYLLKGVVSGISFYGNAIGVPTVGGDLYFHEGYRENPLVNAMCLGLLREEALRRSRASLGRPIYYAGAKTGRDGIGGAAFASRELKEEKAEDRPAVQVGDPFLGKLLMEATLEAIERDLVEGVQDMGAAGLTSSLSELAHKSGLGVELQLDLVPTREEGMRPEELLLSESQERMVLVPKEGREGALEEVFRRWGLDCVPVARTLPERVFRVLFRGEVVAEVPIEALAEAPTYVRLAREDPKIRAQREAPLPPLSADPREALKRLLASPNLASREAVYERYDHQVGTRTVLLPGRGDAALLWVKGTRLGVAAKVDHNPRYSRLHPRLGAMHALAEAARNVSVVGARPLAYTDGLNLGSPETPEGYYELKETVEGLKEASEALGIPVVSGNVSLYNESGGRRIPPTAMVGVVGVLEVDKRAEMGFRRPGEAILLIGEERGSLGASEALYVLAGLEVGHPPALDLKREKAVQEAIRELIQRGLTRTAHDLAEGGLLVALAEMTFPYGVGATVEVRSQGLEALFGEAPSRVLFTVAKEDLREATFLLEEAGLPYRVLGETGGQSLTVLTPEGVLEWGVEELLAAWKAPLREVLDG
- the purF gene encoding amidophosphoribosyltransferase, translating into MDKPKEECGVLGLWSETPLDVAGLLHLGLLALQHRGQEAAGIAVTDGKEFLVEKDLGLVNQVFGEERLGKLRLEGARLGIAHTRYSTTGSNLRFNAQPLTARTAHGVLAIAHNGNFTNAKPLRDRLLREGATFQSTSDTEVMLLLLARLAHLPLPQAAAEAMRLLEGGYSILLMDRKTLLALRDPHGVRPLVLGKAPWGFVFASEPPALALLGAEYLRDVHPGEVVWVEEGRLQSLRVLPPDPTPCAFEWIYFARPDSLLDGVEAYQARVKMGEELFREAPAEADIVVPVPDSGIGAAVGYARASGLPLEYGLYKNPYAGRTFIQPTQELRDLKTRLKLSPTSAVRGQRVVLIDDSIVRGTTSKRIVQMLKEAGAKAVHFRVSSPPIRFPCYYGIDTAARKELIAAEKGVEEIRAYIGADSLAFLSEEGVRRAIGRSVCLACFNGRYPAGVPVEGEKLALELG
- a CDS encoding dynamin family protein yields the protein MLEAEAKRRKEAVRAVLAQGLELLARTPVDTGPLRQALLDLEGPFLLVVVGEFNSGKSTLVNALLGEDLLPEGPTPTTERIQLLAYGEGGEERGEGFLRLWRPHPLLRELNLVDTPGTNALLQSHQVLTEGFLPRADLVLFVTSADRPLTRSEAEVLRLIRAWGKKVLLVVNKVDLLAPEDQEAVARYVAQGAREVLGEEVPLFLVSARRAKGGGDPGLEALRAHIAKTLAERALPLKLRGALGVLSRLLQEGKGALGAEREEQVKALATCEALEDLLRRHTARVRRDFAGQVALVAQVFREVEGRGHRFLEETVRLARLPDLLNARAFREAFQREVVQDAGARLERAVGEALRWLARREEELLLDALAYLKEARPLPRGEEPLFASLEEALGRFNPEEEAARLSGLAQEAVVRTLAGGAGGLGLGAALALVLKGLLADLTGLLAGFFVAFLALSILPRRKERAKRLLSQRLEEAFLAVRRALEEALEAGLARGAERFRALYRDRCEALAQRLRALEDHLEALGRLEAEASAL
- the glyA gene encoding serine hydroxymethyltransferase is translated as MVTAALRDEALFELIALEEKRQREGLELIASENFVSKQVREAVGSVLTNKYAEGYPGARYYGGCEVVDQVEGLAIERAKALFGSAWANVQPHSGSQANMAVYMALMEPGDTLMGMDLAAGGHLTHGSRVNFSGRLYRVVSYGVRPDTELIDLDEVRRLALEHRPKVIVAGASAYPRFWDFKAFREIADEVGAYLVVDMAHFAGLVAAGLHPNPVPFAHVVTSTTHKTLRGPRGGLIVANDAELGKRIDKLIFPGIQGGPLEHVIAGKAVAFFEALQPEFKEYSRLVVENAKRLAAELAERGYRIVTGGTDNHLFLVDLRPKGLTGKEAEERLDQVGITVNKNAIPFDPKPPRVTSGIRIGTPALTTRGFTPEEMPLVAELMDRALTQGPSEALREEVRRLALEHPMP
- a CDS encoding class I SAM-dependent methyltransferase; this translates as MAVKALFALYPLLQGDYRAVEKALLALEGSGVDYRVLPTHSELWGGEEEVFRALKEAFARGAEEGALVMWALLTNACEAGDPFRKEDRLRRFPPLEIARKALEGLKAKSALDIGTGTGVFAEAFAQMGLFTVGLDPRADRLEVARSRVQGARFVEGRAEALPFPDGSFDLAFFGLSLHHLDAEKALKEAARVARRVAVLEWPYREEAVGPPLERRLAPEALAALFARTLGSPPRVHAEAGYTLAVWPSG
- a CDS encoding class I SAM-dependent methyltransferase, with the protein product MDPFAGLAEAYEDWYRTPLGAFVISEEERALRGLLPEGQRLLEVGAGTGYWLRRLPYRERVGVEPSAAMRRVGEARTPEARWVAGKGEALPFGDGAFDAVLLFTTLEFVEDVERVLQEARRVLRPGGALLVGILDALSPWAALYRRLGEKGVRPWTHARFLAREDLAALLGPPEAEGGAVYLAPEASLPFPEADLAGRRAGNRPALYLGRWR
- a CDS encoding alpha-amylase family glycosyl hydrolase translates to MWWKEAVIYQVYPRSFQDTNGDGVGDLEGVRRRLPYLKALGVDALWLSPFYKSPMRDFGYDVADYCDVDPIFGTLEDFKALLAEAHALGLRVLIDLVPNHTSSEHPWFLESRASRDNPKRLWYVWADPGPGGGPPNNWQSFFGGPAWTLDEATGQYYLHQFLPEQPDLNWRNPEVRQAIHEVMRFWLRLGVDGFRVDTLWLLAEDLLLRDEPGNPDWRPGMWDRGRHLHIHMEDQPETYAYVREMRQVLDEFSEPGRERVMVGEIYLPFPQLVRYYQAGCHLPFNFHLLFRGLPDWRPENLARIVEEYESLLTPWDWPNWVLGNHDQPRLASRLGEAQARVAAMLLFTLRGTPTWYYGDEIGMPNGEIPPEKVQDPAALRQKGRLAEHGLPPGRDPCRTPMQWDASPFAGFSTVEPWLPVNPDYPRRNVALQEKDPRSTLHLVRRLIALRKDPGLLYGAYRTYRARDGVYAYLRGEGWVAALNLTDKERVLELPRGGQLVLSTHLDREERVGERLLLRPDEGAVVRLD